In one Acetobacter sp. genomic region, the following are encoded:
- a CDS encoding peptidase domain-containing ABC transporter, with product MRDFAGEPGESSPSPATLVRWLVDQGAVAKGMSIKWRYLVKMSNSPPIVLMFRDGSAALMVNADAARGIVWLRDPLAGEGVSPVPVDEMRLNQVWTGDILLIKRRKDQSEADAPINASWLAKMVLREKKSLRDIAIASMTLSILQIFPPLIVMQVIDRVVNNRSMATLVSITAIVLVLSFYEVLLSYGRRELTLVLTTRIDTRISLHLFNRLLALPLEFFEREQAGNVIGRVMAIYKVRDFMTGRLMSTFLDMFTLVVILPFLFYLSSTLAWMTIAASGLIGLLVVVFMGPVGRQIGKLIKAEMKRSGVMYETVAGIRTIKTLALETSRKEEWDECTASVVQAKLDVGRMSNWPTSLSMPLEMFINRGVILVGAYLVLTDAASVGAGALVAFMMLGGRVASPLTNLAKLLDDLNEVTASLAEAGTVLNQPTETKALTTGMRPRIKGALSFIDVNFVYPGSTAKALNDVSFEIPAGTMLGLVGRSGSGKSTITRLLQGVSRTYTGYLKLDGVDLREINLNHLRRSFGVVLQDNFLFRGTIRDNISAGRPGLTIDDVVRAARLAGAEEFIERMPAGYDTWIEEGSTNISGGQRQRLAIARAVISDPKLMILDEATSALDPESEALVNANLERIGKGRTMVIVSHRLSSLVNCDMILVMDRGRVIDIAPHEILLERCTIYRTLWMQQNRHTEGRSGSSAPADAPLIAEGE from the coding sequence ATGCGGGATTTTGCCGGCGAGCCGGGTGAAAGCAGCCCGTCTCCGGCAACCCTCGTCCGCTGGCTGGTCGATCAGGGCGCCGTGGCGAAGGGGATGAGCATCAAGTGGCGATATCTCGTCAAGATGAGCAACTCGCCGCCGATCGTCCTGATGTTCCGCGACGGGTCCGCAGCACTGATGGTGAACGCCGACGCCGCCCGGGGGATCGTCTGGCTGCGTGATCCGCTGGCCGGAGAGGGTGTCTCGCCTGTCCCGGTCGATGAAATGCGGCTCAATCAGGTCTGGACCGGTGATATCCTCCTGATCAAGCGTCGCAAGGACCAGTCGGAAGCCGATGCGCCGATCAATGCCTCATGGCTCGCCAAGATGGTGCTGCGTGAGAAGAAGTCCCTGCGCGATATCGCCATCGCCTCGATGACGCTGAGTATTCTACAGATTTTCCCGCCGCTCATCGTCATGCAGGTCATCGACCGCGTGGTGAACAACCGCTCCATGGCGACGCTGGTCTCGATTACCGCCATCGTGCTGGTCCTGTCGTTCTATGAAGTCCTGCTGTCCTATGGACGACGTGAGCTGACGCTTGTCCTGACGACCCGTATCGACACCCGGATTTCCCTGCATCTGTTCAATCGTCTGCTGGCCCTGCCCCTCGAATTCTTCGAGCGTGAGCAGGCCGGTAACGTCATCGGTCGCGTCATGGCCATCTATAAGGTCCGTGACTTCATGACCGGTCGTCTCATGTCGACCTTCCTTGACATGTTCACGCTGGTCGTCATCCTGCCGTTCCTGTTCTATCTGAGTTCGACTCTGGCCTGGATGACCATCGCGGCCTCGGGCCTCATCGGTCTCTTGGTCGTCGTCTTCATGGGGCCGGTCGGTCGTCAGATCGGCAAGCTCATCAAGGCCGAGATGAAGCGTTCCGGCGTGATGTATGAGACCGTCGCCGGTATCCGCACCATCAAGACCCTCGCTCTTGAGACGTCCCGCAAGGAAGAGTGGGATGAGTGTACGGCGAGCGTGGTGCAGGCCAAGCTTGATGTCGGTCGCATGTCCAACTGGCCGACCAGCCTGAGCATGCCGCTTGAGATGTTCATCAACCGTGGTGTGATTCTTGTCGGTGCCTATCTGGTGCTGACAGATGCGGCGTCCGTCGGCGCGGGCGCGCTCGTCGCCTTCATGATGCTCGGCGGTCGCGTCGCTTCCCCTCTGACGAATCTCGCCAAGCTGCTGGACGATCTGAACGAGGTCACCGCGTCGCTGGCGGAAGCGGGCACCGTGCTGAATCAGCCGACCGAAACCAAGGCGCTGACGACCGGCATGCGCCCGCGCATCAAAGGCGCCCTGTCCTTTATTGACGTGAACTTCGTTTATCCGGGGTCCACCGCCAAGGCGCTGAACGATGTCAGTTTCGAGATTCCGGCAGGCACCATGCTGGGTCTGGTGGGGCGTTCAGGGTCAGGAAAATCGACCATTACCCGCCTTCTTCAGGGCGTCAGCCGGACCTATACCGGCTATCTGAAGCTGGACGGTGTGGATCTGCGTGAAATCAACCTGAACCATCTCCGTCGTTCGTTCGGCGTGGTGTTGCAGGACAACTTTCTGTTCCGCGGCACGATCCGTGACAATATTTCGGCAGGGCGTCCCGGCCTGACCATTGATGATGTCGTCCGTGCAGCCCGTCTGGCTGGCGCCGAGGAATTCATCGAGCGCATGCCCGCAGGGTACGATACGTGGATCGAGGAAGGCTCCACCAACATTTCCGGTGGCCAGCGCCAGCGTCTCGCCATTGCCCGCGCCGTGATTTCCGATCCGAAACTGATGATCCTCGATGAGGCGACATCGGCTCTTGATCCGGAGAGCGAGGCGCTGGTGAACGCTAATCTGGAGCGAATCGGCAAGGGACGTACGATGGTGATCGTCTCCCATCGTCTGTCCTCTCTGGTGAACTGCGACATGATTCTGGTCATGGATCGCGGTCGCGTGATTGATATTGCTCCTCATGAGATTCTTCTCGAACGCTGCACGATTTACCGGACACTCTGGATGCAGCAGAACCGCCACACGGAAGGGCGGTCCGGTTCCAGCGCCCCCGCCGATGCTCCGCTGATCGCGGAAGGAGAGTGA
- the metH gene encoding methionine synthase, with translation MTSSSSSRPPLLEALQEQVLLCDGGMGSRVQALDLETERDYWGQENCTEILNLSRPELVREIHRGYFEAGADMVETNSFGGSPITLAEFDLQDRAREINRIAATLAREAADQFDDGRHRYVLGSIGPGTKLPSLGNIDYDTLEAGLAEQGRGLIDGGVDAFLIETCQDTLQIKAAVNGMKIARAEMGVNTPIFVQVTVETTGTLLVGPDIAAAATVVESLDVDLIGLNCATGPQEMAEHVRWLAENWPRLISVLPNAGLPELVNGQTHYPLSPEEMAVWMERFIIEDGLNMIGGCCGTSTPHIAALDAMLRSRAPSGRHRPAPTKRNPTWVPSVASLYSQTPLRQENAYFSIGERCNANGSKKWRELQEAHDWDGCVAVGREQVVEGSNSLDVCTAFVGRDEKAEMDEVIRRFTSSVNAPLVIDSTETPVIESALKLHGGKPIINSINFEDGEAIAHDRMKLARKFGAAVVALTIDEVGMAKTAEDKLRIASRLVEFACDKYGMPQSDLLIDPLTFTIATGVEDDRKLGQWTLEGIRMIRDKFPDIQIILGLSNISFGLNPAARAVLNSVFLDHAVKAGMTGAIVHVSKIRPLHLIPAEEVKVAEDLIFDRRTEGYDPLQKFLSLFEGRKATDVAKKAKAETAPERLKDRIVDGDRKGLEADLEEAMQEMPPLDIINNVLLDGMKVVGELFGSGKMQLPFVLQSAETMKAAVAWLEPHMERAEGQARGTIVLATVKGDVHDIGKNLVDIILTNNGYRVVNLGIKVPVADMIESARAEKADAIGMSGLLVKSTVIMRENLQEIDRQGLELPVILGGAALTRNYVEDDCAAAYGTHGRVAYARDAFDGLSLMDVVAQGKFDDYAAAIAKRREGKAKRSTPRTPEVTEERGFGPVDVAAAQARRHRVTKDEPVITPPFWGPRVVEAETNAVLPFLNERSLYQFQWGFKKQGRTLEDFLGWARQELRPVLRRMLTLCEAENILRPRAAYGYWKAAGQGNDLILFAEDGQTEVARFTMPRQPREDGECIADFVRDVDDAERDVIGLQVVTVGQKASDMAREWFEENRYQDYLYLHGLSVEVAEAMAEYTHKRIRAELGYSGEDARDMDKLLSQGYRGSRYSFGYPACPRLEDQEPILKLLDAEKIGVSLSDGYQLHPEQSTSALVILNPRAKYFTV, from the coding sequence ATGACCTCCTCAAGCTCTTCCCGTCCCCCGCTGCTCGAAGCCCTGCAGGAACAGGTATTGCTGTGCGATGGCGGCATGGGATCGCGCGTGCAGGCGCTCGATCTCGAAACCGAGCGGGACTACTGGGGGCAGGAGAACTGCACCGAGATTCTCAACCTCTCCCGTCCGGAACTGGTGCGTGAAATCCATCGCGGCTATTTCGAGGCCGGTGCGGATATGGTCGAGACCAACAGCTTCGGCGGCTCACCCATCACGCTGGCGGAATTCGACCTTCAGGACCGCGCGCGCGAGATCAACCGTATAGCCGCAACACTGGCGCGCGAGGCCGCCGACCAGTTCGATGACGGTCGTCACCGTTACGTGCTCGGCTCCATCGGCCCGGGCACCAAGCTGCCTTCCCTCGGTAACATCGACTACGACACGCTGGAAGCCGGTCTGGCCGAGCAGGGACGCGGGCTGATCGATGGTGGCGTCGATGCCTTCCTGATCGAGACCTGTCAGGACACGCTCCAGATCAAGGCGGCCGTCAACGGCATGAAGATCGCCCGTGCCGAGATGGGCGTGAACACGCCGATCTTCGTGCAGGTCACGGTCGAGACCACCGGCACCCTGCTGGTCGGTCCGGATATCGCCGCCGCCGCGACGGTGGTGGAGAGTCTCGATGTGGATCTGATCGGACTGAACTGCGCCACAGGTCCGCAGGAAATGGCCGAGCATGTGCGCTGGCTGGCCGAAAACTGGCCGCGCCTGATTTCCGTGCTCCCGAATGCCGGACTGCCGGAACTGGTCAACGGCCAGACGCACTATCCGCTCAGCCCGGAAGAAATGGCCGTATGGATGGAACGCTTCATCATCGAGGACGGGCTGAATATGATCGGCGGCTGCTGTGGCACGTCCACGCCGCATATCGCAGCACTCGACGCCATGCTCCGCAGTCGCGCACCGTCCGGCAGGCATCGTCCGGCACCGACGAAGCGCAACCCGACATGGGTGCCCTCCGTCGCCAGCCTCTACAGCCAGACACCGCTGCGTCAGGAGAACGCCTATTTCTCCATCGGCGAACGCTGTAACGCCAACGGGTCCAAGAAATGGCGTGAACTTCAGGAAGCGCATGACTGGGACGGCTGCGTCGCCGTCGGACGTGAGCAGGTTGTCGAAGGTTCCAATTCGCTGGATGTCTGCACAGCCTTCGTCGGGCGTGACGAGAAGGCGGAGATGGACGAGGTCATCCGCCGCTTCACCTCCTCGGTGAACGCGCCGCTGGTGATCGACTCCACGGAAACGCCGGTCATCGAATCGGCGCTGAAGCTGCATGGCGGCAAGCCGATCATCAACTCGATCAACTTCGAGGATGGCGAGGCCATCGCCCACGACCGCATGAAGCTGGCCCGCAAGTTCGGCGCGGCTGTCGTGGCGCTGACCATCGACGAGGTCGGCATGGCGAAGACGGCGGAAGACAAGCTCCGCATCGCCTCGCGTCTGGTGGAGTTCGCCTGCGACAAGTACGGCATGCCGCAGTCGGACCTGCTGATTGATCCGCTGACCTTCACCATCGCCACCGGCGTGGAAGATGATCGCAAGCTGGGTCAGTGGACGCTGGAAGGCATCCGCATGATCCGGGACAAGTTCCCGGACATCCAGATCATCCTCGGCCTGTCGAACATCTCCTTCGGCCTGAACCCGGCGGCGCGCGCCGTGCTGAACTCCGTGTTCCTCGATCATGCCGTGAAGGCGGGCATGACGGGTGCGATCGTGCATGTGTCGAAAATCCGTCCGCTGCACCTGATCCCCGCCGAGGAAGTGAAGGTCGCGGAAGACCTGATCTTCGACCGTCGTACCGAAGGCTACGATCCGCTCCAGAAGTTCCTGTCACTCTTTGAGGGACGGAAAGCGACGGATGTTGCGAAGAAGGCGAAAGCCGAGACCGCGCCGGAACGTCTGAAAGACCGCATTGTCGATGGTGACCGCAAGGGGCTTGAGGCCGACCTTGAGGAAGCCATGCAGGAGATGCCGCCACTCGACATCATCAACAACGTGCTGCTCGACGGCATGAAGGTGGTCGGCGAACTGTTTGGTTCCGGCAAGATGCAGCTTCCGTTCGTGCTTCAGTCCGCCGAGACGATGAAGGCGGCCGTCGCATGGCTTGAGCCACACATGGAGCGCGCCGAGGGACAGGCGCGCGGCACCATCGTACTGGCGACCGTGAAGGGCGACGTGCACGATATCGGCAAGAATCTGGTCGATATCATCCTGACCAACAATGGCTATCGGGTGGTCAATCTCGGCATCAAGGTGCCGGTCGCCGACATGATCGAATCCGCCCGCGCCGAGAAGGCCGACGCCATCGGCATGTCCGGCCTGCTGGTGAAGTCCACGGTCATCATGCGTGAGAATCTTCAGGAGATCGACCGGCAGGGGCTTGAGCTTCCGGTCATTCTCGGAGGGGCCGCACTGACCCGTAACTATGTCGAGGACGACTGCGCCGCCGCCTATGGAACGCATGGCCGTGTGGCCTATGCCCGCGATGCGTTCGACGGCCTCTCGCTGATGGATGTAGTCGCGCAGGGCAAGTTCGACGATTATGCCGCCGCCATCGCCAAGCGTCGTGAAGGCAAGGCGAAGCGTTCCACCCCTCGCACGCCGGAAGTCACCGAGGAGCGCGGTTTCGGACCGGTGGATGTGGCCGCAGCACAGGCCCGTCGTCATCGGGTCACGAAAGACGAGCCGGTCATCACGCCGCCCTTCTGGGGGCCACGCGTGGTCGAGGCCGAAACAAACGCCGTGCTGCCGTTCCTCAATGAGCGTTCGCTCTATCAGTTCCAGTGGGGTTTCAAGAAACAGGGCCGCACGCTGGAGGACTTCCTCGGCTGGGCGCGTCAGGAACTGCGTCCCGTCCTGCGCCGGATGCTGACGCTGTGCGAAGCGGAGAACATTCTCAGGCCGCGCGCCGCTTATGGCTACTGGAAAGCCGCCGGACAGGGGAACGATCTGATCCTGTTCGCCGAAGACGGGCAGACCGAAGTCGCCCGTTTCACCATGCCGCGTCAGCCACGTGAGGATGGCGAGTGCATCGCTGACTTCGTGCGTGACGTTGATGACGCCGAGCGCGACGTGATCGGCTTGCAGGTGGTGACGGTCGGGCAGAAAGCCTCCGACATGGCCCGCGAGTGGTTTGAGGAAAACCGTTATCAGGACTACCTCTATCTGCACGGCCTGTCGGTCGAAGTAGCCGAGGCGATGGCGGAATACACCCACAAGCGTATCCGCGCCGAACTCGGTTACTCTGGCGAGGATGCGCGTGACATGGACAAGCTCCTGTCACAGGGTTATCGCGGCTCACGCTATTCGTTTGGCTATCCTGCCTGCCCACGTCTGGAAGATCAGGAACCGATCCTGAAGCTGCTGGATGCGGAGAAGATCGGTGTGTCACTGTCGGACGGTTATCAGTTGCATCCGGAACAGTCGACTTCGGCTCTGGTGATTCTGAACCCGCGGGCGAAATATTTTACTGTTTAA
- a CDS encoding TonB-dependent siderophore receptor produces the protein MAALLTSTVLAPDILIPAYATEPNDTAVLSGKTGKSPESRKKKHSGQEKEHSSSEEQKKHRPATEHILVRSHRWQRSSYTASSSSASTGLPLSLRETPQTVTVVTRQIMDDQQVNSLDDILNMTPGVTSYANDNAGRTTYRARGFNITNYKIDGMQIDATTSFGGVGSSMNMDLYDNVQIVRGANGLLGGTGDPSATIYLQRKAPHKEFSANGLLRLGNWNEHRVMADINTPLNQSGTIRSRYIFTWDDTDTFRVREHVNRLGALANFAADISPNDTLNFGFQYERTRNDGASWGTNVPIWYADGSRTHLSRRTNPAADWSQATRDQYTAFINYDHDFSAGWHLNVGYMRTQGSSYNNLGVAKINNAARNVGGYAGFWNQDGTGGYLNALHAEYADARDNADVRLSGPIHFLGHEHQIVVGFNGYNDELTQYTFSNALGNCNIAGVAPYSGCQYRSAGLPVSNWQTWDGSYPNFVTHRTKAREVDVTRNYGAYASGRFILAKGLSLILGGRVSTYEAYSGTYDKQNQYSGATGTGRQNAVLTPYAGMVYDFTKTMSVYGSYTNIYTPQSSLRDANDHPLDPVMGKSYETGLKGSFFRQRLNTSLAFYLNRQSNVAEATGATNTATGESIYRSVNGVKTEGIDFDASGELLPGWNVFFGYSYLYEKGLSYRQDPHHLVRLTTSYTLPGALHNLTIGGGISSQTSTEWSTNPGRPLGNGRYDASNLRVKGYALINLMARYRVNNWVDIAGNITNLTDKTYVRQAGFYDGMIFGEPRTFNFTIRGHY, from the coding sequence ATGGCCGCCCTCCTCACGTCTACAGTCCTTGCACCCGATATTCTGATCCCGGCCTATGCCACGGAGCCGAACGACACTGCCGTTCTCTCTGGAAAAACCGGAAAAAGTCCTGAATCCAGAAAGAAAAAACACTCCGGACAGGAGAAGGAACACTCCTCATCAGAAGAGCAGAAAAAACATAGGCCAGCGACAGAACACATCCTCGTCCGGTCCCATAGATGGCAGAGAAGCAGCTATACGGCATCTTCGAGCAGCGCTTCCACGGGCCTGCCTCTCAGCCTGCGCGAAACACCGCAGACTGTAACGGTTGTTACGCGACAGATCATGGATGACCAGCAGGTCAACAGTCTGGATGATATTCTGAACATGACGCCCGGCGTCACGTCTTATGCCAATGACAACGCAGGACGCACCACCTATCGCGCACGCGGATTCAACATCACAAACTACAAGATTGACGGGATGCAGATTGACGCCACCACGAGTTTTGGTGGCGTCGGATCATCCATGAACATGGATCTTTACGACAATGTTCAGATTGTGCGGGGAGCCAACGGCCTGCTTGGCGGTACAGGCGATCCGTCCGCGACCATCTATCTTCAGCGCAAGGCGCCTCACAAGGAATTTTCCGCCAATGGATTGCTCAGACTGGGAAACTGGAATGAGCATCGCGTCATGGCCGATATCAATACACCGCTGAACCAGTCAGGAACGATCCGTAGCCGGTATATCTTCACCTGGGACGATACCGATACGTTTCGTGTCCGCGAACATGTCAACCGGCTTGGCGCCCTGGCCAATTTCGCCGCAGACATCTCTCCGAACGACACATTGAATTTCGGTTTTCAGTACGAAAGAACCCGCAATGACGGCGCGTCATGGGGAACAAACGTGCCCATCTGGTATGCGGATGGAAGCAGGACCCATCTTTCACGCCGCACCAATCCGGCGGCCGACTGGAGTCAGGCGACACGCGACCAGTACACAGCCTTCATCAATTACGATCATGATTTTTCAGCAGGCTGGCATCTGAATGTCGGCTACATGAGAACTCAGGGCAGTTCCTATAACAATCTGGGAGTCGCCAAGATCAATAACGCCGCCAGAAATGTCGGCGGTTACGCGGGCTTCTGGAATCAGGACGGCACAGGAGGTTATCTCAATGCGCTTCACGCGGAATATGCGGATGCACGTGACAATGCCGACGTCCGTCTCTCTGGCCCCATACATTTCCTCGGCCATGAGCATCAGATCGTTGTCGGCTTTAACGGCTACAATGACGAACTGACACAGTATACCTTCAGTAATGCTCTTGGAAATTGCAACATCGCCGGTGTCGCCCCCTACTCCGGCTGTCAGTATCGTTCGGCAGGCCTGCCCGTATCCAACTGGCAGACATGGGATGGATCATACCCCAATTTCGTGACACACCGCACGAAGGCACGCGAAGTCGATGTCACGCGCAATTACGGCGCCTACGCCTCCGGGCGTTTCATCCTCGCCAAAGGTCTTTCTCTTATCCTTGGTGGCCGTGTCAGCACTTATGAGGCCTATAGCGGCACCTACGACAAACAGAACCAGTATTCCGGCGCAACAGGCACGGGACGACAGAACGCTGTTCTGACACCTTACGCCGGAATGGTATACGACTTTACAAAAACCATGTCAGTCTATGGCAGTTATACAAATATCTACACTCCTCAATCCAGCCTGCGGGACGCAAACGATCATCCTCTCGATCCCGTCATGGGGAAAAGCTATGAAACAGGGCTCAAGGGATCGTTCTTCCGGCAGCGCCTGAACACGTCTCTCGCCTTTTATCTGAACAGACAGAGCAACGTGGCGGAAGCGACAGGCGCCACCAATACCGCGACGGGTGAGTCGATTTACCGCTCGGTCAATGGCGTCAAAACCGAAGGCATTGATTTCGACGCGTCAGGAGAGCTTCTTCCCGGCTGGAATGTTTTCTTTGGCTACAGTTATCTTTACGAAAAAGGCCTGAGCTATCGACAGGACCCGCATCATCTTGTCCGTCTGACAACCAGCTACACATTGCCCGGCGCATTGCACAATCTGACAATAGGCGGCGGCATTTCCAGCCAGACGAGCACCGAATGGTCGACCAACCCCGGGCGCCCTCTGGGCAACGGACGATACGACGCCTCCAACCTTCGTGTTAAGGGCTACGCGCTCATCAATCTGATGGCCCGCTACCGTGTGAACAACTGGGTGGACATTGCCGGCAATATCACCAACCTCACCGACAAAACCTACGTCAGACAGGCCGGTTTCTATGACGGGATGATTTTTGGAGAACCCCGGACGTTCAACTTTACAATCCGGGGTCACTACTGA
- a CDS encoding amino acid permease, with amino-acid sequence METNHHSDEDAGVLASMGYAQELSRSMKGFSNFAISFSIICILAGGITSFQLGFSSLGGFGVAVGWVVGTLFATIVACSMGQIASAYPTAGGLYHWSSILGGRGWGWATAWVNLLGLIFVLASVNVGAYTLFTQLILGKIFGVDISGWGYGHQIVGVSLIAASQALFNHVGIKITKILTDFSGYLILFAAVLLTIMMLYCAPGFHWERLVSIVNNTGAAGGGVFPHSDSLIYAFCLSLILPAYTITGFDASAHVAEETIDARNVVPRGMINAVMISGLFGFVMVCSFVLAMPDPTASASQGGDVFFNLLAQLPVPGWLRSLMYVMIVVANYLCALAGMTSTSRMVFAFGRDGGLPGSKLWRYVSPTYRTPVPAIWLVAFLSCAVTLYSSAFAALAAGCAIFLYVSYAMPIGAGILAQRKRDVMTGPFRLGALSTPFAIVTVLGSLVLVWIGIQPPNDILISYVVGIVVVLLAGWFLVEKRRFKGPPLGGLAPTVTESMLEEEIAEELSVRS; translated from the coding sequence ATGGAGACCAACCACCATAGCGACGAGGACGCAGGCGTACTCGCTTCCATGGGTTACGCTCAGGAACTTTCGCGAAGCATGAAGGGCTTCTCCAACTTCGCCATTTCCTTTTCCATCATCTGCATTCTTGCTGGCGGCATCACGTCCTTCCAGCTCGGCTTTTCATCGCTGGGAGGCTTCGGTGTCGCCGTGGGCTGGGTTGTGGGGACACTCTTCGCCACCATCGTCGCCTGCTCGATGGGCCAGATTGCCTCGGCCTATCCGACCGCGGGCGGTCTGTATCACTGGTCGTCCATTCTCGGAGGGCGTGGCTGGGGCTGGGCCACGGCGTGGGTGAACCTGCTGGGTCTGATCTTCGTGCTGGCCTCGGTGAATGTCGGCGCCTACACGCTGTTCACGCAGCTCATTCTGGGCAAGATTTTCGGGGTTGATATCTCCGGCTGGGGCTACGGGCACCAGATCGTGGGCGTTTCCCTGATCGCGGCCTCACAGGCGCTGTTCAATCATGTCGGCATCAAGATCACGAAAATTCTGACGGATTTTTCCGGCTATCTGATTCTGTTCGCCGCCGTGCTGCTCACCATCATGATGCTGTATTGTGCGCCGGGCTTCCATTGGGAGCGGCTGGTCTCCATCGTGAACAACACGGGGGCTGCGGGTGGCGGCGTCTTCCCGCATTCCGACAGTCTGATCTATGCGTTCTGTCTGTCCCTCATTCTCCCGGCCTACACCATCACAGGCTTTGACGCTTCCGCGCATGTGGCGGAAGAGACGATCGACGCAAGGAACGTCGTGCCGCGCGGCATGATCAACGCCGTCATGATCTCGGGACTGTTCGGCTTCGTCATGGTGTGCTCGTTCGTGCTCGCCATGCCGGACCCGACGGCGTCGGCTTCGCAGGGGGGGGACGTGTTTTTCAACCTGCTCGCCCAGCTTCCCGTGCCGGGCTGGCTGCGCAGCCTGATGTACGTGATGATCGTCGTCGCCAACTATCTATGCGCGCTGGCAGGCATGACCTCCACCTCCCGCATGGTGTTCGCCTTCGGTCGTGACGGCGGACTGCCGGGCTCGAAGCTGTGGCGCTATGTCAGCCCGACCTACCGGACGCCGGTTCCGGCCATCTGGCTGGTGGCGTTCCTGTCCTGCGCCGTGACGCTCTACTCGTCCGCTTTCGCGGCGCTCGCAGCGGGTTGCGCCATCTTCCTGTATGTTTCCTACGCCATGCCAATCGGAGCGGGCATTCTGGCGCAGCGCAAGCGCGATGTGATGACGGGACCGTTCCGTCTGGGGGCGCTGTCCACGCCGTTTGCGATCGTCACAGTTCTGGGCTCGCTGGTGCTGGTCTGGATCGGCATCCAGCCGCCCAACGACATTCTGATCAGTTACGTGGTGGGGATTGTGGTCGTGCTGCTGGCAGGCTGGTTCCTCGTCGAGAAGAGGCGCTTCAAGGGACCGCCGCTGGGTGGTCTTGCGCCGACAGTGACCGAGAGCATGCTGGAGGAGGAGATCGCCGAGGAGCTGAGTGTCAGAAGCTGA